A segment of the Fibrobacter succinogenes subsp. succinogenes S85 genome:
GCAAGCGCGATAAAATACTCATTCGCGAGTTTCTGTTTTATTGCAGGCTCAAGCTCTGCAAAGTTCGATTCCTTCGCAGGCCCAAGCATTGCAAGGAAGCGGCGAGCGCCCATCGTAAGCGGCAGGTGCGGCATCCTAGAATTGTCGCGGCACGTAAGTCCAAGGCCAAGCGGCTGCGGGGCAAGCAAGCGGTAAATCGCGGCACACGCTTTAGGGCGCGGATTTGAGCGGCCCATAAAGTAGATTTCGCCCAAGTCTCGCCACATTTCTTCGGGAGTGCGTTCACGAACCCAAGCGGTCAAATCCGGGTGATGGCGAACAAAAAGCCCAACGCTCCAAAAAATTCCGGAGACATGTTCAAAGACTGTCCAGTTGCGGCTATTGAACGTCTGTTCCACGACCTCTTCAATTTCACCGCCTTTCGGCACAGGTAAGGACCAAAGTTTATCGCACGGGAAGCGCTCATGCAACTTCACGAGGAGGCGCAAGATATCGGGGTAAGAACGATCCTGAAACAAGACCGTTCCAAGCAACGTCCACGCAATTTGTTCATTCGCCGTGGGCATTTTTTGAGCAACATAAACTATGGGGTCAGCGCACTTGAAAAGAAGCGCTACAAAGGCTTTCGAAGCCTTGAATAGCGCTGGTTCATCGTGAATAAAACGCTTTACCGAGACCAACTAGAGAGCCTCGCCCACCTTCACCGCCTGTCCAAGACGAGACTTGAACAAGTCCGGATGGCGTTCGCGAATTTTCTTGTCAACCACGAGAATCACGGTGCTGCCCATTTCAAAGCGGCCAAGTTCATCGCCACGGTCAAAAGAGAACTGCTGATTCGGAATCCAGTCCAAGCGCTTTTTGTCGCGCGGGAGCTTGCCTGCATTCGTCAAGATGGAATCGTTATACACGACGCCAATGCGGCCAACGTTTGTCGCACCGACCTTGACCACGAGTACTTCGGAACCGTCCGCCAAGCGGAGTTCACTCGTCAAGCGTTCGTTGATGCTGAAAAGACCTTCGACACGTTCGACACTGCCTGGGTTGACCGGCCAAAGCGTACCCGGGCAATAGCTCGAAAGCACGAGGTCGCCCTTGACGGGGCTGTGGATGCGGTGGTAGTTGAACGGAGCCAAG
Coding sequences within it:
- the asd gene encoding archaetidylserine decarboxylase (Phosphatidylserine decarboxylase is synthesized as a single chain precursor. Generation of the pyruvoyl active site from a Ser is coupled to cleavage of a Gly-Ser bond between the larger (beta) and smaller (alpha chains). It is an integral membrane protein.) is translated as MNTPFYVFMKLLPKNAASRIFGAFTRLRIPFLSKIARNAFASYYKLDMSESEYPLSHYKNIGELFIRKLKPGMRPVADGAEIVSPVDGVLSQTGTFDGDDQNLIQAKGKTYTLKSLLRSEELAERFKGGAFATIYLAPFNYHRIHSPVKGDLVLSSYCPGTLWPVNPGSVERVEGLFSINERLTSELRLADGSEVLVVKVGATNVGRIGVVYNDSILTNAGKLPRDKKRLDWIPNQQFSFDRGDELGRFEMGSTVILVVDKKIRERHPDLFKSRLGQAVKVGEAL